CGTCGCCGTGGTGCGGGACGAAACCGCCCGCTGGACCGAAGAACGGAAACTGCGCCGCCGCCTCACCGAACTCGAAGCGGCGGCCGGCTGACGGCGCCCTGCGGCGATCATCGAATTCCGGCCGGCGGCGACCTCGACGCCCCCCCGATCTCCGGGCGTGGGCCGGCCGGGCAGAAGAGCAAGTCCAAGAGACAATCTGAAACTACGTGAAAAAAGGGAGTGTTGCAGTCATGACCAAGCCGCTTGAAGGCATTAAGATCATCGACTTCACCCATGTGCAGGCCGGCCCCGCCTGCACCCAGCTTCTGGCCTGGTACGGCGCGGACGTGATCAAGGTCGAACGTCCGGGCGCCGGCGACGTCACCCGCAACCAGCTGCGTGACATCCCGGACGCCGACGCGCTCTATTTCACGATGCTCAACAGCAACAAGCGCTCCCTGACGCTGGACACCAAGACCGCCGAAGGCAAGGAAGTCCTGACCCGTCTGATCCGCGAATCCGACGTGCTGGTGGAGAATTTCGGCCCCGGCGCGCTCGACCGCATGGGCTTCAGCTGGGACAAGATCCGCGAACTGAACCCCGGCATGATCGTCGCCTCGGTCAAGGGCTTCAGCGACGGCCACCATTATCAGGACCTGAAGGTCTATGAGAACGTCGCCCAGTGCGCCGGCGGCGCCGCGTCGACCACCGGCTTCTGGGATGGCCCGCCGACCGTGTCCGCCGCCGCTCTCGGCGACAGCAACACCGGCATGCACCTCGCCATCGGCATCCTGACCGCCCTGATGGCCCGCACCAAGACCGGCAAGGGCCAGAAGGTCGCCGTGTCGATGCAGGACAGCGTGCTGAACCTCTGCCGCGTCAAGCTGCGCGACCAGCAGCGCCTCGACCGCGTCGGCTACCTCGAGGAATACCCGCAGTACCCGCACGGCAAGTTTACCGACGTGGTTCCGCGCGGCGGCAATGCCGGCGGCGGCGGCCAGCCGGGCTGGGTGCTGAAGTGCAAGGGCTGGGAGACCGATCCCAACGCCTACATCTACTTCACCATCCAGGGCCATGCCTGGGCGCCGATCTGCAAGGCTCTCGGCCGCGAGGAGTGGATCGACGACCCGGCCTACAACACCGCCGAGGCGCGCCAGGACAAGATCTTCGACATCTTCGCGGTGATCGAGGATTGGCTGAAGGACAAGACCAAGTTCGAGGCCGTCGACATCCTGCGCAAGTTCGACATCCCGTGCTCGCCGGTGCTGTCGATGAAGGAGATCGCCAACGACCCGTCGCTGCGCGCCAGCGGCACGGTCGTCGAGGTCGACCACAAGGTGCGCGGCAAGTACCTGACCGTCGGCAGCCCGATCAAGTTCTCGGACATGAAGGTCGAGGTCACCGGCTCCCCGCTGCTCGGCGAGCACACCGACGAGGTCCTGGCCCAGCTCGGCTACAACAAGGACCAGATCGCCGCCATGCACGAAGCCAAGGTGGTCTGAGGCAGGGTGGTCTGAGGCAAGTCGCACTTGCCCCCACCCTAACCCTCCCCCGCTCCGCAGGGGAGGGAACTCCGCCGCCTCCCCAATCAGCACTTAACCCCCTCCCCCGCCCAGCTCTCGCACAAAGCTTCGCTTTGTGCTGACGCGGCAGGCGGACCGTAGGTCCGCTGAGAGCGGGGGAGGGTCGGGGTGGGGGCAAATCAGCAGCCACCTCGCACAAACGACAACGGCGCCCCACCCGGGCGCCGTTTTCTTTCGCATCCACCCCCGACCGTCACGCCTTCCCGCCGCGCTCCAGATCGTCCAGGATTTCCCCGGCGCGGCTGGTCAGGGTGTGGGCCAGCCGGTCGTAATGGCCGTTGCCGGTCATGCGGGCGCGCCGGGCGGCCTCCGCGCCCAACTGGGCCAGCTCAAGGGCCATCTTCCGATAGTCCGGAACTGCGCTCCACTCCGCGTCAGCCGCGATGCGAGCCTTCGGATGATCTTTCGAAGCCACAAACCACCCCATCCGTCGATGCCGGTGAAGGGCGCAATCCTGGCACGGCAGCGCTCCGGAACCAACTGACGCTTATGGCAGCAGCGTCACAGCCTTTGGATGTGCAAGGGACCAGCCGAACCGTATAGGACCCGCCCGGACTCCGCCGCAATCCGGTCAGTCGATCAGCAAATCCAGCGTCGAGCGGACCACCTGCACGATCTCCCCGCCATAGGGCGAGCTGGCCTGACCGCGGGCGTTGACGATGATCGACAGCTCATGCTCCGTCGTCGGGGCGAAGCGGGCGATCTCCTGGACCAGATCGTCGGCCAGGATGGCGTCGCGCGTCACCCCGGCCTGGGCGGCGGCCTTGTCGCGCCAGCCGTTCAGTGCGGCGGCGATGGCCGCCTCGATCTGCTGCGACTCCTCCTTGCGGCGGAGGTCGGTGAACAGCACCAGCACCCGCCACGCGCCGTCGGCATAGGCGGTCTCGATGCGCTGGACCTCAACCGTCCGCAGGAAGGCGGACAGCTGCACCTGCGCCTCTTCGGCGGCGGCGTCGGGAATGGTGAAGGTGCGGATCTCGGTGCTCATCGCCCAACCTTGCTGAAAGGCTTCCCTGGATGGAGGAAGCCTACACAGAAACGGCGCGTTCGGCAAACCGGGACCCTGCCACGGAGGTGTTCCGGGGCCTTGGGGATACCCCCAATTTCCACCGGCCGAATCTGCTCCTCCGCGCGTTGTGGGAGGAGACGACGCGCACCGGCGCCCGGCCGATTCCCCTCGCCCGTCCCACGCCTCCACCGCTTGGAGACCCCAGATGACCCATCCCGAACCGCAGGAGCCGCAATCCGCCCATCCCGTCCACGAGGAGTCCGCTCCCGACTCCGCCGCGACACCGCGCCGCGGCGGGCGGCGCTGGTGGATGCTGGGGACCGGGCTGCTGCTGGCGCCGCTGGCGCTGGGCGGGCTGGCGGTTCTGGCGGTGCTGTGGGTCGGCTCGATGCTCTACGATCAGCCCTTCGCCTGGTACAACCTGAACCGCATCGACGCGATGGCCGACCGGGTGGCGCGCAATCCCGATTCGGTGATGGTGGTGGCGCTCGGCGACACCGCGCTGCGCGACGCCACGCTGGACGAGCGCGGCATGACGAAGATCGCCGCCGAGCGTGGTGTGCCCAATCTGGAATTCCTGCGCATCGTCCACCGGCAGGCCCAGTTCGCCGATTTCGAGCCGCTGCTCGACCGGCTGATTGCCGTCAAGCCGACGCTGATCCTGCTCGACCGCAACCTGCTGACCGCCAGCCGCGGCCCGTTCGACGAGCTGGAGCGCTACGGCCACGGCCTGATGCGCCTCTATCGCGGGCAGGCCTACGTGCAGGATCAGGTGGCGCTGCAATACCGGCGCGGCTGCGGCCCGACGCCGTCGGCCTGGCTGACCGGCGGGTCGCCCGGCGCCGTCGACGGCTCCACCGCCACCGCGCGGCAGGTGCGCGCCTTCATCGACCGCGCCTGGGCCGCCGGCATCCGCGTCGCCCTGATCGAGGTGCACAGCCGCCCCGCCACCCCGCGCTCCACCGGCCTGATTGCCACCGCGTCCGCCGCCGAGCCGTCCGCTGCTCCCTCCGGCATCAACCTGCCGCTGTGGAACTACGATGACGAGGACGCCATCCCCGCCACCGCCTGCGGTCAGGCCAGCACCGACGGGCGCAGCGCCTTCTCCGCCTGGCTGACCGGCGGCATCGCCGGAGCGGTGGCCGGCGCCCAGCCCGACCGCATGCCCGGCCGCGCCGTGGTGACCGAAGCCGCCGCGCTGCCGTAGTTGCCGCCCCCAAATGACGCACTGCACCCGTCCCCGTTCTTTCCGCCTTCCGGTTAAACCACTTTTTGTTTATGGTTTTCCCGTCGGGCGAGTCGCAACAGGAGACGGATGCATGGCTTCCATCATGATCAAGAAGGCCGGCGAAGGGCTGGTCTCGCAGGCTCACCGCAACGCCGACGTCGGCCCGACCAGCGGCAGCTCGGTCGTCTATGAAATCCAGAATGTGCCGGAGGATGTCAGCGTCGACGACGTGATCGCCGCCTTCAAGACCCACAAGCCAGCCGACAAGGTGTACGAGATCGACTGGTCCGCCCTGTCAAAGTAACCGGGGGAGGGGGCCGCCAACGCCCCCTTCCTTACGTCCTCATCGCGCCTGCAGCGCCGGATAGCGCTTGGCCCACACCTCCAGTTGGGCGACATGCTCGGCCTCTTCGGCGGCGAACTCCTCGGCCATCATGCGGACTTCCGAATCGGTGGTGGTCTTCGCCACCTCGGCGTAGAAGGCCTGCCCGCGCTTTTCGCTCTCCAGCGCCAGTTCCAGCGCGTACTCCACCGTCATCAGATAGTGCGAGCCTTCCATGGAGGCCGCTTCCGGGCTGTCGCCGTCCGGCCACTGGAAGTCTTCCGGCTTCAGGTCCGGGATCTTGCGGAAGCCCGACCGTTCCCGTGCCTCGGCCAGATGCATGCGCGAGAATTTCGCCATCTGGCCGAAGAAGGCCGCGACCTCCTGGTTGCCATAGGTCTTCATCGCTTCCGACAGGTCGGCGAAGCGGTTGGCGGCGTCCTCTTCCAGCGCGCAGGCGTGGGCGAGGAACAGGGCGGCGTCGTGGATTTCGGTCATGGATCCCTTTGATAAGCGAATAAGCCCGACGACCCCAAAACCATACATTTTTTACGGTCATCGGTCGCGGCCCCTGTCCCCCTCCCCCGCCCCTGCGACCTTTTGGCGCGCGCCGTGCCTGCCGTCCCCCGAAAACCATTGCCTTTCCCGCCGGTTCGCGGCAGCAGACTCCCCCTCATGAGCAAGCCCGCCTTCCCCGCCCTGCCGATCGATCCCGTCCTGCCCGCCCTGCTGGAGGCGCTGGATCGCCGCGGCACCGCCGTGCTGCAGGCCCCGCCAGGCGCCGGCAAGACCACGCGGGTGCCGCTGGCCCTGCTCGACGCGGCGTGGCTGAAGGGCCGCAAGATCCTGGTGCTGGAGCCGCGGCGCCTCGCCGCCCGTGCCGCCGCCCGCCGGATGGCGTCGATGCTGGGGGAGACGGTGGGCGAGACCGTCGGCTACCGCGTCCGCCTCGACACCAAGGTCGGCCCGAAGACCCGCATCGAGGTGGTGACCGACGGCCTGTTCCTGCGCCAACTCCAAGAAGATCCGGAGCTTCCCGCCGTCGGCGCCGTCCTGTTCGACGAGTTCCACGAGCGCGGCATCGACAGCGACCTTGCCCTTGCCCTGCTGCAGGAGGCGCGCGGTGCGCTGCGCGACGACCTGCGCCTCGTCGTGATGTCGGCGACACTCGACGCCGCCCCGGTCGCCACCCTGCTGGCCGACGCGCAAGACCCCGCCGCGATGGTGACCAGCGAGGGCCGCGCCTACCCGGTCGAGACCCGCCACCTCGACGCCCCCACCCAAGGCACCCGCATCGAGGACGCCGTCGCCGCCGCCGTCCGCCGCGCCCTGCGCGAGGAGCCCGGCAACGCCCTGGTCTTCCTGCCCGGCGTCGGCGAGATCCGCCGCGTCCAGTCCCTGCTCGACCAGTCCGACCTCGACCCGAACACCATCATCGCCCCGCTCTATGGCGACTTGTCGGCCGAAGCGCAGGACCGCGCCATCTCCCCCACCCCGCCCGGCCAGCGCAAGATCGTGCTGGCGACCTCCATCGCCGAGACCAGCCTGACCATTGAGGGCATCCGCATCGTGGTGGACAGCGGCCTGATGCGGGTTCCGCGTTTCGACCCGCGCGGCGGCATGACCCGTCTGGCGACGGTGAAGGTCAGCCAGGCCTCGGCCGAGCAGCGCCGTGGCCGCGCCGGCCGTCTGGAGCCCGGCGTCTGTTACCGCCTGTGGCCGGAGGCGACGCACAAGGCGCTGGCCCCCTTCACCACGCCGGAGATCGCCGACGCCGACCTCGCCCCGCTGGCGCTGGAGCTTGCGGTGTGGGGAGTCTCCGACCCCGCCAGCCTGTCCTGGCTCGACCAGCCGCCCGCCGCGGCGATGGCCCAGGCGCGCGAGCTGCTGACCGGCC
The Azospirillum sp. TSA2s DNA segment above includes these coding regions:
- the frc gene encoding formyl-CoA transferase yields the protein MTKPLEGIKIIDFTHVQAGPACTQLLAWYGADVIKVERPGAGDVTRNQLRDIPDADALYFTMLNSNKRSLTLDTKTAEGKEVLTRLIRESDVLVENFGPGALDRMGFSWDKIRELNPGMIVASVKGFSDGHHYQDLKVYENVAQCAGGAASTTGFWDGPPTVSAAALGDSNTGMHLAIGILTALMARTKTGKGQKVAVSMQDSVLNLCRVKLRDQQRLDRVGYLEEYPQYPHGKFTDVVPRGGNAGGGGQPGWVLKCKGWETDPNAYIYFTIQGHAWAPICKALGREEWIDDPAYNTAEARQDKIFDIFAVIEDWLKDKTKFEAVDILRKFDIPCSPVLSMKEIANDPSLRASGTVVEVDHKVRGKYLTVGSPIKFSDMKVEVTGSPLLGEHTDEVLAQLGYNKDQIAAMHEAKVV
- a CDS encoding HRDC domain-containing protein encodes the protein MSTEIRTFTIPDAAAEEAQVQLSAFLRTVEVQRIETAYADGAWRVLVLFTDLRRKEESQQIEAAIAAALNGWRDKAAAQAGVTRDAILADDLVQEIARFAPTTEHELSIIVNARGQASSPYGGEIVQVVRSTLDLLID
- a CDS encoding ferritin family protein, translating into MTEIHDAALFLAHACALEEDAANRFADLSEAMKTYGNQEVAAFFGQMAKFSRMHLAEARERSGFRKIPDLKPEDFQWPDGDSPEAASMEGSHYLMTVEYALELALESEKRGQAFYAEVAKTTTDSEVRMMAEEFAAEEAEHVAQLEVWAKRYPALQAR